The sequence gtcactttggggtttagggatttcattctcggtgtttagggttaagcgtcgtaatttcgtcgtaaatggaaaaacgcgggcctggtaatttcgtcgtaacacgaaaaacacgggcctggtaatttcgtcgtaaacggaaaaacacgggcctggtaaattcgtcgtaaatggaaaaacgcgggcctggtaaattcgtcgtaaatggaaaaacgcgggcctggtaaattcgtcgtaaatttacgtcgattttacgacgaatcctaatctatataagGGGACGCCGAGAGCGAGGCTGCCTCGCTCATTCCTCCCAAATTCCTTTGCTCTCTCTAAggtaaactctctcttctctctcttttttttttttttaaattagtttaggtgattagttaggtaacggaattagtttaggtgattagttaggtaattagtttaggtgattagttaggtaacggaataatatttttattatgtcgtaactgataaaatttattttaattttttttagatggctcctagaagaaAATCCAGAGCACCTAGTTATAGAGATTTGTTTGGCgacgatggttccggtacatcttcttccggtccatcgtcttctggTCCATCATCCTCCAccgcagttccagactctcagccttctcagagagttgcttggagtcctcctccaccgcagatgcctccaccgcaAATGCCTCCACCGcatatgcctccacctcctcctccagcggctgcacctgagcctgtcccagaaggtgcagttcatccggatttgcgtgtgccttcatatgccccattcgcgagatatacggtagaggatttgcttgcccagcccggacgagagggtttggatgttctagaccccgatagaccccgaggaacttattggtaagttattaatttttattacataaaaatttaaaatatttttattttctaacggttaaattgttttcctttcaggtttggggctaataACCGTGTTGGCCGGAGCGTTTCGAaaacgattaagggttactacgacggggcatatccgaactggagcaagactccaaatcacgttaagatcacgtggtttaaaatgtttgcggtaagatttttaaatttaattaaattttaacttttaaatatgtatatattttttaaatattattattaattgtaattttttcaaattttttgtgtttcagcaaaagtggcattggtctttgggaatcaccgagatggtgaaggcggaattcgttgcaaaagcaaagatccgcctctgcaacacagtctccgattggaaggacaagtgggagctcgacgggtatgagggaaagcccactgagctcacgaaggatgtgtgggatggcctcatcgcctattggaagcacccgtcttcgatcaaaaaggccaattcgtgctcggcttctcgaagaacgaaggataaagatggtaatttgcccatgcttcacagaaccggccAAAAACCACATGCAGGCATCCGTCTAGAcgttgtaagttttgtttttaaatatttattttaaaatattcaattaatataacttttaatatttttttttttgtagttggagaagacgggagtcttaccatctctgtctgacctattcaagatgactcacgccacatccgacggagtttttgtggatcctgcatctgagaaactcgcTCAAGCAGTGGCtactcggattgaagaacgggagacgcaactaactcaggagtctcccgatggattacccgtcacattgtccaccgaagaagCCGAccgaatcttcgaagaggtagtacaactaaaattttttttttcattatttttaataactatattaatatatgttttaattttatagctggctcctagaaagaagggccgaatagtcggtataggctccgTTAAccaagttgcaagggcaacttcgtcatacacttcgagacgggatgaagagacttctcagatgaaagctcgaatggatagccagcaggttcgtttagactctcttgaggatttgctagacgtgatggccgtgggaaacccggttatgcagagaatgttgagtcagagacgagccgctcttgggttgccagtacgagatccccaagagtccgatccaacccgtcaacagccgagcaaccccaccgactacttcgatgatatgtagtttttttaatattttcggtttgtattatgaatttaaatattatgacttttaaatgcttttttatatatgttttttattttcatatttcgttttaaaatttaatttatttaaaataaaattatttaaaattctgaattttaaataaattcaaattataatatatttgaggttaaaaacaatattcaaaatatattataaaacgaaACGTCGATGTAGGCTCGacgtaaacatttacaactgatTACCGTCGAAATGATTTACGAGTCTTTTACATCGAAgattttacgtggtctttacatcgaaatttacgtggagtttacatcgaaacaTTTACGAGGGTGTTACAACGAAaaatttacgtgtgctttacatcgaatccattacgtggagtttaccacgaaattttacgtgtcatttacgacgaatatctgccctgcgctttacgaggaatatattttgTCGTAAACGTAACAagtcatttacgacgaatcgtcGGTTACGACGGgcgttttacgacgaaacgtgttTCGAAGTTCATTCGTCGTAACActccgtttacgacgaagttacaacGTATATtgccctcgtaaaaaatatgttttcttgtagtgagttcTTTAGTTCGTCGtgtatgttcttgtttgattggtgcATGGCAAActatttaacttttatttattccGGATCGGGGGTGTTACATTCGGGGTGTTACAATTTTCCCCCTGTTAATCGGGATTTGTCCCGaattccaatctttaggcttcAGACCTTAACATCCCAAAACCCGATGTGAGTTTCAAACACAATCAAGGGAGCCACATATAAAACATCCTACTTGCtaaagattattttttaaaccaaCAATTAATTTCAATAAATGAAATGGAGTAGGACTACAATAGTTTAATAGGTCTCAAGGTATCGCCCAAATCTGCAGATAACCTTATAACAAGAAATGAAAAGCTAAAACCaatacaaaataaagaaaattgtgTCTTACTCCTACTAGCTGACTCAGGAACCGCAGCTATCCACTATGAGGTGGTGACTTGTGTTCCGCCTCCAGTTCAGGACCAACCACGCGACCACTCCTAGTCGGCGACGCCAGTTCCACTTCCTACTCTGAGTCTTTCGATGGATCCTCTTCCACTTCCACTTCCTCCTCAGAGCTCGAGATGGCGACAACCCGATGGGTAAGTGTTCGTTCTGCCTCCATTGCCTGACCGGCCATCCGCTTCACCAGAGCGAATTCCCATGGTTCCAACACACCAATCAGCTTTCCCTGAATTTCCTCGTGGAGCCCTGCCTTATACCACCGGCACCAATCCGCCGACttcggaaaattgcctaaatgaTCTAAGTGCTAAACTTTTGCTCTGAGTAGAAAAATTGCATCCCCATGCATCTTCGACCTCGacatccttatatactcctttaGAGGCGGTTTTCTCTTTTCCTTTCTGCCCTCGGTCGAGTTTATCACTTCGcgaaaatattccatttttcttcgatctttgtatttatcttcggaaacttcacatttatcttcTGAAcatgacatttatcttttcctgcATAACAAAAGATAAACCATCATAACAATTAGACTTGTTTTAgtataaaatcgtaagtgggctcttGGCCGCATTCTGAGCCCTTTTGGGCCTTTTCCGACTTAGGcgcttttactattttataaaaagagcGCTTTTGAAATGACGTTGATTCCGAATAACATTCAAAATCCTCGTATAGCGTAGGCAATTTAGGTGCTCAGCTAACCGTTGCCTTTCTATACGATCAATACGAATGTTATTCAAGAAAATGAGTTCTTgcggtttttaaatcgtaaagttccaacggtgactccgatcgagatgaaacaagagcagGTTTGATATAATCCCGAAGGGAAGAGCTACAAGGACGGGACGAAGGCAGGCTGAttgatccaactcgccgaacaGGCGAATTGGACTGCATGTTCGGTCCAACTCacccgttcggcgagttggacggtgcggtcggtccaactcgcccgttcggcgagttggtCGGTGCATACGGTCCAACTCGCCCCTTTGGTGAGTTGGACGATGGTTGTTTCACTGTTCGGGATCCGTTTTCCGAGGCTTTGTGTAACCTTTCTCGAAGACTTATCGTGTGAATCATTTTTGGAATTGTTACGAACTTGATTTTAGGTTTTCACACTTCCCTTTTCTTCTGAATTTTACTTCTTCTTTTCAAAGAGGATATTTCTTCGGAAGTTTCTGACGGCGAtttcgtcgtgaccgattttgaccccaacaattagTATAAACACACACTTTGGTTTCGTGAATTGTGTCTTCCAAGTGGGATGAGTCTAATtgtgtagaaaaaaaaagataaaagtgTCTCTTATGAAAACTCACTCTTCAAATCTCCCTTATTGAAAAATAAGGAtttcttttaatagaatatattcaaaattattatggTTTATTTGTTAAAGATTTGTACTTGAAAATCAATAGATAGAAATACCATGTCAAGAGATGGAAATTGAAAATAATGAGTAATCTTTTTAATTGAAGTTTTACGCagacaaaaaaactaaatctaCTTGTTAGTAGAAATATCATTGTTGATCTGCTCCTCGACAAAAACAACTATATTATCTTTTTGTGTGATCCAAACATAGACTTTTATTACCATGTACAGAGTTTATAACGATTACAGATTAATTCAGTTCTATGTTTATTTAACCCTATTTCACTCACGACTATGTGATGAGAAGAGAAAATTTTTCTTCTCCACAAAATAATGTTCACTAACCCttgacaaaacaaaacttttatTCGACATAAGGTTTTTGTCTTGTCTTTGTGAATTGTATATCTCCGTTCAGAACAGCCGCAAAGGATATTTTTGGCACTGTTTCAAATCATCTGATGATTTTGTGATGAAGGGTAAGGAATAGTTTCTGCATTGGAGGCTTGCACATCTCGTGAAGTTCCTTGCATAAAACTCTAACATGTGTAGATACATTAGGAATGAATTGTGTCTGCACTCAATATCGTAGGAATCAGAACACATACACACGAGGCTGCTAAGAAGATCTATCAAATAGTCATAAAACAGGAGAATCATGCCTCAGACCAACCTTCAAACTCAGCCACTCTCTGGTTGAGAATCAAGGGTTTAACTTTGAGTTGTACAACAAATTGCAGACTCTATCTGCACTGGGAATTTTGCAAATGGTGGCAGCAACTGTGATGGATGACATGTCCAAAAAGATACCATTGGAGCTTCTTCGCAAGGTGGTGTTTCGCATTGCACTTGGGTTTTTGTGCTACCAAGAGGATAAATGGTTCGAACTATTAGACTATATTGCATCAGAATGTAGTACACAGCTCCAGAGAGcagtttatatattttcgtGCTTAACAATTGTAACGCCCGCCCCTCTCCCATTTCCGACCGGGGTTCCCGGGCACGGGGCTAAAGACACACATGTCTACATACCCGACATCTCCGTGTGTTTCGTTACTGGTCCCACGAGTTTCAGGTGCGTTTCCTTTGTTACCATCGACACTTCCACTTAAGGTTCTGCAAAAAGGGAGgaaaaagaggggtgagtaaaGAATACACAGTGAAGCGATTTTAGACTAGTCTCCTCCATGAGCTTTTATACGCTCAATGCGAAACGAGAACCGACTAGTTACTACACTCAATTCGATGCAACTTACTTAACTAGTTACTACATTTCAATTTCACGAACTCAAGCAATGTAATAAACTCAGTCATCACTCAATTCACATTATTCGATTTAAGACTCAATCATCCTAGAACTCTAGGACCTACACAACTCAAGCGGTTCATCCCACCCCTTTTTTGTTGCGTCCCTATGGAGCTGCCTATCCTGGTATGCTCAACAACCGGTGCCTTTGGATGCGGTCCGCCCCTGCAGTGTATCACATTCTTCATCTCGTAACATCCCATTCTCATCAAATCACAGTATGAGTACTTTGACCTTCTCTGTCTCCCCACAAGTGGTGTCGTTTGGCATCGGATGAACAGTGATGGGATGATTAGTGACAGGATGAACAGTACCGGGTCAACAATACCAAAGTGAACAGTGTCGAGATAAACAATGTCGAGATGAACAGTATCATTCGACGCAGGATGAACAGTGCCATTCGATGCGAGATAAACAGTAGCGTTTGACACAGGATGAACGTTCGGTGGTTGGTTCACACTATCGATCACTGATGCTTGGAGGGTGTTGATCAATACTTCCTTCGTAGACATACGGATCGTACGTGAATCAGTAGGCTCCTTGTTTTAAGAATCCAAAAATCCTCTCTTCATAGTTGTTTTTGGTACTGAGATGTATgtaccaaaaacaaaagaaaagtttttatgTAAATAACTTATTGAAAAACCTagacaaaatcaaacaaaatgagTCTAATGGCGATCCATGCTCcacggcaacggcgccaaatttgatatcactcaaattaccctttGGTaactttactctctcaaataagaggttgaaTTGTAATACTTAGGGTTCGAATCCACATGGAGCGTGGTCACACAATAAACTCAATACAGTTGCGATTAAGCTAGGCTAGTAATTTaataatacattaaataaaGTAAATCATGTcgaacaaggtagttgttctAAAGAGATTGATTGATGagttgatggaaggatggttgctagaccTAGGATTTCAGGCAATCAAGATTATAGAGATATAGAATGCAAATAGTATGTAATGACAATCCTAGAACTTGA is a genomic window of Brassica napus cultivar Da-Ae unplaced genomic scaffold, Da-Ae ScsIHWf_613;HRSCAF=907, whole genome shotgun sequence containing:
- the LOC125604738 gene encoding classical arabinogalactan protein 9-like, encoding MAPRRKSRAPSYRDLFGDDGSGTSSSGPSSSGPSSSTAVPDSQPSQRVAWSPPPPQMPPPQMPPPHMPPPPPPAAAPEPVPEGAVHPDLRVPSYAPFARYTVEDLLAQPGREGLDVLDPDRPRGTYW